In Halanaerobium praevalens DSM 2228, the DNA window TAAAAGCATTAAATAGGCAGAAAATAAAGTAGCCAAAATTAAATTTCTAGGATTTTTAATATATTTCATTACATGATTTAAAATGACTTCTAAAACACCTATTTTTTCTAAAATTCCTCCCATAGCTGTAGCAGCCATTATAATAGCTACTGTACTCATCATACTATTTACTCCACCTTGAGTTAAAAGACCATCAATTAATTCAACTCCTGTATTACTCGTATAACCATTTGCAGCTACATTAATTAATTGATTAAGACTAGCACCTTGAGTTATGACTGCAAAAATACTAGCAGTTAAAAAACTAGCTGTTAGTGTTTTAATCGCAGCAGTTTTGTTTAGAGATAAGATAATTACTATAACTGGTGGAATTAAGGTCCATAAAGAAATATTATAATTATTTTGAAGAGTAGTTAAAATTGTTTCAACAGTTTGGATATTTTCACCTGCTGTGGCAGCTATCCAATTACGTCCTATAAAAGTGTAAATAGCTAAACTAGTTAAGGCGGTAGGGATAGAAACATACATCATAGAACCAATATGATCAAATAATGTTGTGTCACTCATAGCGGCAGCAAAATTAGTAGAATCTGACATCGGAGATAGTTTATCACCAAAAATAGAACCTGAAACAACAGCACCAACTGTAATCGGCACTGGAACTCCTAATCCTTCAGCTACTCCAAGCATTACAATCCCCATTGTTGCAATAGTACCAAAAGAACTACCTATCAATAAAGAAGTTATTGTACAGAGCAAAAAAGCACTAGGTAAAAATATTTTTGGAGATAAAAAAGTTAAACCATAATAAACCATTGTCTGAATTGTTCCACCTAAAATCCAACTTCCGACTACCATTCCAATCATAATCAAAATCATCAATACACCAAGACTATTACTTACACCACTTATCATACCTTTTTGAATATCTTTCCATTTATACCCAAGGTATGTTGCAAACATGGCTGCAGTAATAGCACCTAAAACCATCGCTGTTTCTAAAACTAAAGCAGTATTGATACTAATTAGGATTATTAAAATAACCAAGGCTAAAGCAAAAATAGATTCTTTGAAAGTAGGTTCTCGCTTTTCCCTATCTTCTACCATTATTGTATACCCCTCTCGCTATATTTGCATTTTTCTTATTTTTCAGATTTTTTTAATTTTTAATAGAAGCAGCCCTAATCTTAAAGGCTGCTTCTACTAATTTATAATTGGTTTAATAAATTAATCAGCAATTAACTTATCATTAAGTGGTTCAAATTTAGATGTAAAGAATCTAAGTGTTGGTGGTTCATAAACAAATTTTAAGCCACTAATTTTATCTCGTTTTTCATAAAGATCAATTACAGAATTAGCAACAACATCCATATGAGCATAAGTATATACTCTTCTTGGAATAGTTAATCTTACAGTTTCTAATTTTGGATAATGATGACTACCATCAGCATCTCTACCAGCAGAAACAACTCCTCTTTCCATAGCTCTTACACCTGAATCAAGATAAATAGCTGCAGCTAAAGCCTGAGCAGGTAATTGATCTTGACTTAAATGAGGTAAAAACTCTCGAGCATCTAAGAAAACAGCATGGCCTCCCACTGGTTTAATAATTGGAATTCCAGCTTCTGCTAATTTATCTCCTAAATAACGAACTTGCTTAATTCTATGTTCTATATAATGCTCATCAACTGACTCATAGATTCCTGTAGCCATTGCTTCCATATCTCTACCAGCCATACCACCATATGTGGGCATACCTTCATACATTACTACTAAAGAAGTAGCTTCTTGATACATATCAGCATCATTCATAGCTAAAAAACCACCGATATTTACTAAACAATCTTTTTTACCACTCATAGTACAGCCATCAAAATAGCTCATCATTTCTTTTAAAATTTCTCTAACACTCTTATCTTGATAACCATCTTCACGCTCTTTGATATAATAAGCATTTTCTACACATCTAGTTGCATCAGACATCACTTTAATTCCATGTTTTTCAGAAATTTCTTTAACCTTTTTAATATTTTCCATACTAACAGGTTGGCCACCAGCCATATTAACTGTTACAGCAACACAAATATAAGGTATTTTGTCTGCTCCTACTTCATCAATTAATTTCTTATATTTATCTAAATCAACATTTCCTTTAAAATCTCTCTCAACAGAAGGTTTGTGTGCTTCATCTATAATAACATCGACAAACTTACCACCATTCAGCTCTTGGTGTGCTTTAGTTGTTGTAAAATACATATTACCAGGAATATAATCTCCTTCTTCGATCATTATCTGTGATAATAAGTTTTCAGCACCTCTACCTTGATGAGTAGGAACAACATAATCAAAACCATAAATTTCTTGCACAGCATCTCTTAATTTAAACCAGTTTTCACTACCACCATAAGCTTCATCACCAATCATTAAAGAAGCCCACTGCTTATCACTCATAGCAGAAGTTCCACTATCAGTTAATAAGTCAATATAAACATTCTTTGATGGTAAAAGAAAAGTATTATAACCTGCTTCTTTAACAATATCTTCCCTTTCTTCCCTGCTTGTCATCTCAATAGTTTCAACTGTCTTAATTTTAAACGGCTCTGCTGGATATTTCATATTATTCCTCCTAATTTTTTTATTCTTGACTTAAAGCAATTGCCTCAATTTCTATTAAAGAGTCTTTTGGTAATTTAGCAACTTCAATACATGATCTTGCAGGTGGATCTCCTTCAAAATATTCTGAATAAATTTTGTTGACTTCACTAAAGTTGTTTAGATCACTTAAAAAGATGGTAGTCTTTAAAATATGATCACAATCAGAATTAGCTTCTGCCAAAATGAATTTTAAATTGTCCAAGGATTGCTTAGTCTGTTTTCTAATATCAGACTCAACCATTTCACCAGTCTCAGGATTAATCGGTAGTTGACCAGAACTAAAAATTAAATTATTACTTAAAATTGCCTGTGA includes these proteins:
- the nhaC gene encoding Na+/H+ antiporter NhaC gives rise to the protein MVEDREKREPTFKESIFALALVILIILISINTALVLETAMVLGAITAAMFATYLGYKWKDIQKGMISGVSNSLGVLMILIMIGMVVGSWILGGTIQTMVYYGLTFLSPKIFLPSAFLLCTITSLLIGSSFGTIATMGIVMLGVAEGLGVPVPITVGAVVSGSIFGDKLSPMSDSTNFAAAMSDTTLFDHIGSMMYVSIPTALTSLAIYTFIGRNWIAATAGENIQTVETILTTLQNNYNISLWTLIPPVIVIILSLNKTAAIKTLTASFLTASIFAVITQGASLNQLINVAANGYTSNTGVELIDGLLTQGGVNSMMSTVAIIMAATAMGGILEKIGVLEVILNHVMKYIKNPRNLILATLFSAYLMLLATGEMMVSMLLPGRTLAPAYREMNIKTNVLSRTLESAATLGCAVLPWGVVSVYIQNILDIGLGYIPYTFTPFISPIISIIYAFLGIAVFKLDESKEIVSDRSNLEEIQSVSK
- a CDS encoding tyrosine phenol-lyase codes for the protein MKYPAEPFKIKTVETIEMTSREEREDIVKEAGYNTFLLPSKNVYIDLLTDSGTSAMSDKQWASLMIGDEAYGGSENWFKLRDAVQEIYGFDYVVPTHQGRGAENLLSQIMIEEGDYIPGNMYFTTTKAHQELNGGKFVDVIIDEAHKPSVERDFKGNVDLDKYKKLIDEVGADKIPYICVAVTVNMAGGQPVSMENIKKVKEISEKHGIKVMSDATRCVENAYYIKEREDGYQDKSVREILKEMMSYFDGCTMSGKKDCLVNIGGFLAMNDADMYQEATSLVVMYEGMPTYGGMAGRDMEAMATGIYESVDEHYIEHRIKQVRYLGDKLAEAGIPIIKPVGGHAVFLDAREFLPHLSQDQLPAQALAAAIYLDSGVRAMERGVVSAGRDADGSHHYPKLETVRLTIPRRVYTYAHMDVVANSVIDLYEKRDKISGLKFVYEPPTLRFFTSKFEPLNDKLIAD
- a CDS encoding RidA family protein; protein product: MREKISTAKAPAAIGAYSQAILSNNLIFSSGQLPINPETGEMVESDIRKQTKQSLDNLKFILAEANSDCDHILKTTIFLSDLNNFSEVNKIYSEYFEGDPPARSCIEVAKLPKDSLIEIEAIALSQE